Proteins from one Sulfuriferula thiophila genomic window:
- a CDS encoding potassium transporter Kup, producing the protein MQAAHSADAVHKQSLAALSVAAIGVVYGDIGTSPLYTLKEVFSPAHGIATSHENVLGILSLIFWSLLIVVSLKYVVFIMRADNRGEGGIMALIALMQRVVGTDSKLRWPLLMLGLFGGALFFGDGIITPAISVLSAVEGLEIATPALKEFVIPISLGVLGALFFIQRKGTATVGILFGPIMIVWFITLAILGVVKIIAYPAVLQALNPSYAFEFFAEHRMHGFLALGAVVLALTGAEALYADMGHFGKHPIRAAWFLFVLPALLLNYFGQGAMLIHDPSTVSNPFYNMAPDWALYPMVGLATLATVIASQAVISGVFSVTRQATQLGFMPRMDIVHTSAREIGQIYVPVMNWAMLLGIVALILGFQTSSNLASAYGIAVTGTMAIDTILAFVVVRGMWKWGWPATLVGMLFFLSVDLAFFSANAIKIFQGGWFPLAIGVLMFTLMTTWKRGRQILAERQQAGSIALLPFLGGIAAHPPIRVPGTAVFLTTNLDGVPHAMLHNLVHNKVIHETVILLTVKTRDVPWVPDEERVAVEAVGNEFYLVTVFYGFKDEPDIPLALEGVKIHEHGFNMLETSFFLSRETLIATKVPGMALWREKLFVSMARNGSSATAFFHIPTNRVIELGTQVEL; encoded by the coding sequence ATGCAAGCAGCTCATTCAGCTGATGCTGTTCATAAACAAAGTCTGGCAGCATTGTCGGTTGCCGCAATTGGCGTGGTGTACGGTGATATTGGAACCAGTCCGCTTTATACCCTGAAAGAAGTATTCAGCCCTGCGCATGGCATCGCTACCAGTCATGAGAACGTACTGGGTATCCTGTCGCTGATCTTCTGGTCACTGCTGATCGTGGTGTCGCTGAAATACGTGGTGTTCATCATGCGTGCCGATAACCGTGGAGAAGGCGGAATTATGGCCTTGATCGCCTTGATGCAGCGGGTAGTGGGTACGGATTCGAAATTGCGCTGGCCGCTACTGATGCTGGGGCTGTTTGGCGGAGCGCTGTTTTTTGGTGACGGTATCATCACCCCGGCTATTTCGGTGCTGTCTGCAGTTGAAGGGCTGGAGATTGCCACACCGGCGTTAAAAGAATTTGTGATTCCTATTTCACTGGGGGTGCTGGGTGCGCTGTTTTTCATCCAGCGCAAAGGTACGGCGACTGTGGGTATCCTGTTCGGACCGATCATGATTGTGTGGTTCATTACACTGGCGATTCTGGGTGTGGTCAAAATCATAGCCTATCCTGCAGTATTGCAGGCGCTGAACCCGAGCTATGCATTTGAATTTTTTGCGGAACACCGTATGCATGGTTTCCTGGCGCTGGGTGCGGTGGTGCTGGCACTGACTGGTGCCGAGGCGTTGTATGCGGATATGGGCCATTTCGGCAAGCATCCGATCCGGGCGGCCTGGTTTCTGTTTGTGTTGCCGGCATTGCTGCTCAATTATTTCGGCCAGGGCGCGATGCTGATTCATGACCCCAGTACGGTCAGCAATCCGTTTTACAACATGGCACCAGACTGGGCGCTGTATCCTATGGTGGGGTTGGCGACGCTGGCGACGGTGATTGCGTCGCAGGCGGTGATTTCCGGGGTGTTTTCAGTCACACGCCAGGCTACGCAATTAGGCTTCATGCCGCGTATGGATATTGTGCATACTTCGGCGCGCGAAATCGGGCAGATTTATGTGCCGGTGATGAACTGGGCCATGCTGCTGGGTATTGTGGCGTTGATTCTGGGATTCCAGACGTCGAGTAATCTGGCCTCGGCCTATGGTATTGCCGTGACCGGTACCATGGCGATCGATACGATACTGGCCTTTGTAGTAGTGCGCGGTATGTGGAAATGGGGATGGCCGGCGACGTTGGTGGGTATGCTGTTTTTCCTGAGCGTGGATCTGGCCTTCTTCAGTGCGAATGCCATCAAAATTTTCCAGGGCGGCTGGTTTCCGTTGGCGATTGGTGTGCTGATGTTTACACTGATGACTACCTGGAAGCGTGGCCGGCAGATACTGGCCGAACGCCAGCAGGCTGGATCAATTGCCTTGCTGCCGTTTCTGGGTGGTATTGCCGCGCATCCGCCGATACGTGTCCCCGGTACGGCGGTATTCCTGACCACCAATCTGGACGGTGTGCCGCATGCGATGCTGCATAATCTGGTGCATAACAAAGTCATCCATGAAACCGTAATTTTGTTGACCGTGAAAACCCGGGATGTGCCGTGGGTGCCGGATGAAGAGCGAGTTGCAGTGGAGGCAGTAGGCAACGAGTTTTATCTGGTCACGGTGTTCTATGGCTTCAAGGATGAACCGGATATTCCGCTTGCGCTGGAGGGTGTGAAGATACACGAGCACGGTTTCAATATGCTGGAAACATCATTCTTCCTCAGTCGTGAAACCTTGATTGCGACCAAAGTGCCGGGTATGGCGTTGTGGCGTGAAAAACTGTTCGTCAGTATGGCACGCAACGGCAGTAGCGCGACTGCGTTTTTCCATATCCCGACTAATCGCGTGATCGAACTGGGTACCCAGGTAGAGCTATAA
- the pgsA gene encoding CDP-diacylglycerol--glycerol-3-phosphate 3-phosphatidyltransferase, with product MPLNVPNLLTWLRILLIPLVVAVFYLPDGWLDEHQVNLLAAVMFAVAAVTDWLDGYLARILNQTSAFGAFLDPVADKLMVAAALIVLVQLGRVDALIALIIIGREITISALREWMASIGARSSVAVSMIGKFKTAAQMIAILLLLFHESWLGVDIQQLGTWLIWLAALLTIWSMVYYLRRAIPEVIRHR from the coding sequence ATGCCGCTTAATGTACCGAATTTGTTGACTTGGCTGCGTATTTTGTTGATTCCGCTGGTGGTGGCAGTGTTTTATTTGCCGGATGGCTGGCTGGATGAGCATCAGGTAAACCTGCTGGCGGCAGTGATGTTTGCGGTAGCGGCAGTAACGGACTGGCTGGATGGCTATCTGGCGCGCATCCTCAATCAGACTTCGGCATTTGGTGCTTTTCTGGATCCGGTGGCAGACAAGCTGATGGTGGCTGCTGCGCTGATCGTGCTGGTGCAATTGGGGCGCGTGGATGCGCTGATTGCTTTGATCATTATCGGCCGTGAGATTACGATTTCAGCTTTACGGGAATGGATGGCCAGTATCGGTGCGCGTTCCAGTGTTGCGGTCTCCATGATAGGTAAATTTAAAACAGCCGCACAAATGATTGCGATTCTGTTGCTGCTGTTCCATGAATCATGGCTGGGAGTGGATATACAGCAACTGGGTACATGGCTGATCTGGTTGGCAGCTCTGCTGACTATATGGTCTATGGTGTATTATCTGCGCCGGGCTATCCCTGAAGTTATACGTCATCGTTAA
- a CDS encoding CHASE domain-containing protein, giving the protein MNNNSNYSAKLAVAALALTALAITFSAWRYTSQGTEQLANERFHTRVAQIDTAIQDRMLAYEHVLRGGVGLFSASHNVSRQEWHDYVANLQLHENYPGIQGMGFSLWIPSAELAAHITQIRHEGFPDYTVKPAGTRPAYTSIIYLEPFDARNKRAFGFDMFSEPTRRAAMEIARDTGKASVSGKVKLVQETKQDVQNGFLMYMPVYRGARPDTVAQRKTALMGFVYSPFRINDLMQGILGKAIPDVTLQIYDGTNITNDAMLYKSNNSHHTALFSDTRKIDINGHTWTLRFSSLPVFEQEVDRHTPNIVAVSGLALSTLLTLLLISLLNTRARALELAKAMTVTVRENEERFHSVVDTAADGIIVISETGLIEFCNLAAQHIFGYPAEEMIGNNISMLLPELHHSQHDGYLAHYLRNDEAHIIGSGSEVVGLHKDGTSFPMELSVGEMHADGQRKFTGMVRDITERKKIDKLKSEFVSTVSHELRTPLTSIRGSLGLVAGGVTGEIPAKAKELIDIAYKNSERLVRLINDILDIEKIESGIMTLDLRPHALMPLIEQAVEANRAYGEAYGVTFKITETMPGVHVQVDQDRLLQVMANLLSNAAKFSPANGLVKIAVTPGKLGIRVMVIDQGTGVPDAFRNQIFQKFSQADSSDTRQKGGTGLGLSITKAIMEKMHGVIGFDSEAGAGSVFYIELPEYCDKGICLTHPIAEPGILQNKLPRILICEDDDDIAKLLSIMLNDGGFITDIAHDAQQAKQLLQSSHYDAMTLDIGLPDQDGLSLLQELRTNTATAKLPIVVVSAKAEQGRAEINGSYALVGWHDKPIDRELLLTQLHAVITLRHDNHLPRILHVEDDPDVRQILSSIGRGIAEFDHAGSVQQAAAKLAQQHYDLIVLDINLPDGSGLSLMPHFQKLNATTPVMLFSGANVTRLEASQVASVLIKSCTTNQELLSAITKLITKT; this is encoded by the coding sequence ATGAACAACAATAGCAACTATTCTGCAAAACTGGCTGTGGCTGCACTTGCTCTGACCGCTCTAGCAATTACCTTCTCTGCGTGGCGCTATACGAGCCAAGGCACCGAGCAACTGGCTAATGAGCGCTTCCATACCAGAGTCGCGCAAATCGACACAGCGATACAGGATCGCATGCTGGCCTACGAACATGTCTTGCGTGGCGGAGTCGGCTTATTTTCCGCCTCCCACAATGTCAGCCGGCAGGAATGGCATGATTATGTAGCTAATCTACAACTTCACGAAAACTATCCCGGCATACAGGGCATGGGATTTTCACTTTGGATTCCATCCGCCGAACTCGCTGCACACATAACGCAAATCCGCCATGAGGGCTTCCCCGATTACACGGTAAAGCCTGCTGGAACACGTCCCGCTTACACCAGCATCATCTATCTGGAGCCATTCGACGCGCGCAACAAACGCGCTTTTGGTTTTGATATGTTTTCTGAGCCAACACGGCGTGCCGCCATGGAAATAGCTCGCGATACTGGCAAAGCCAGTGTTTCAGGCAAAGTAAAACTGGTGCAGGAAACCAAGCAGGATGTGCAGAATGGCTTTCTGATGTATATGCCGGTTTATCGTGGCGCGCGGCCTGACACTGTCGCACAACGCAAAACCGCGTTGATGGGCTTCGTTTACAGCCCGTTTCGCATAAATGATCTGATGCAGGGAATTTTGGGCAAAGCCATACCCGACGTAACCCTACAAATTTACGATGGCACCAACATAACTAACGATGCCATGTTGTACAAAAGCAATAATTCGCACCACACGGCGCTGTTTTCCGACACCCGGAAAATAGATATCAATGGTCACACATGGACTTTACGCTTCTCCTCCCTGCCTGTTTTTGAACAGGAAGTTGATCGGCATACACCCAACATCGTTGCCGTTTCGGGTCTTGCTCTCTCAACCCTGCTGACCTTACTGCTCATCTCGCTGTTAAACACCCGCGCACGCGCGCTTGAACTGGCAAAAGCCATGACGGTGACTGTCAGAGAAAACGAAGAACGCTTTCATTCTGTTGTAGATACTGCAGCTGACGGCATCATCGTCATCAGTGAAACCGGCCTCATCGAATTTTGCAACCTGGCAGCACAACACATATTTGGCTACCCGGCTGAAGAAATGATCGGCAACAATATCAGCATGCTCTTGCCCGAACTGCATCATAGCCAGCATGATGGCTACCTCGCACACTATTTGCGCAACGATGAAGCCCATATCATTGGCAGCGGAAGCGAAGTGGTCGGACTGCATAAGGATGGCACAAGCTTCCCGATGGAACTGTCAGTCGGGGAAATGCATGCTGACGGCCAGCGTAAATTTACCGGCATGGTGCGCGACATCACCGAACGCAAAAAAATCGACAAATTAAAAAGTGAATTTGTCTCCACCGTCAGCCATGAGTTGCGCACCCCCCTCACCTCCATCCGTGGCTCACTGGGTCTGGTTGCAGGAGGCGTCACCGGCGAGATACCAGCTAAGGCCAAGGAACTCATCGACATCGCGTACAAAAACAGTGAACGCCTGGTACGTTTGATCAATGACATACTGGATATCGAGAAAATCGAATCCGGCATAATGACGCTGGATCTGAGACCGCATGCATTAATGCCGCTGATAGAACAGGCAGTAGAAGCCAATCGCGCCTATGGCGAGGCCTATGGTGTAACGTTCAAAATCACCGAAACCATGCCGGGCGTACACGTGCAAGTTGATCAGGATCGCTTACTGCAAGTCATGGCCAACCTGCTCTCCAACGCCGCCAAATTCTCACCAGCCAACGGCCTGGTAAAAATCGCTGTGACCCCCGGCAAGCTGGGTATCAGAGTGATGGTAATAGATCAGGGGACAGGCGTACCGGATGCATTCCGCAACCAGATTTTCCAGAAATTCTCGCAAGCAGACTCGTCAGACACCCGCCAAAAAGGCGGTACCGGCCTGGGCCTCAGCATTACCAAAGCCATTATGGAAAAAATGCACGGGGTTATCGGATTTGATTCCGAAGCCGGTGCAGGCTCGGTGTTTTATATTGAACTGCCTGAATATTGCGATAAGGGAATATGCTTAACCCATCCGATCGCAGAACCCGGCATTTTACAAAATAAATTGCCGCGTATATTAATTTGCGAAGATGATGATGACATTGCCAAGCTGCTCAGCATTATGCTCAACGACGGCGGGTTCATTACCGACATTGCTCATGACGCGCAGCAGGCCAAACAATTACTGCAATCCAGCCACTATGACGCCATGACTCTGGATATCGGCTTACCCGATCAAGATGGCCTTTCACTGCTTCAAGAACTGCGCACCAACACCGCAACTGCCAAGTTGCCTATTGTGGTGGTATCAGCAAAGGCAGAACAGGGACGTGCCGAGATCAATGGCAGTTATGCCTTGGTAGGCTGGCATGACAAACCGATTGATCGCGAACTTTTACTGACGCAGCTACATGCTGTCATAACACTGCGGCACGACAACCACCTCCCACGCATACTGCATGTGGAAGATGACCCGGATGTCCGACAGATTTTGAGTTCGATAGGACGGGGTATCGCCGAATTTGACCACGCCGGCTCAGTTCAACAAGCCGCTGCCAAACTGGCGCAGCAACATTACGACCTGATAGTGCTGGACATTAACTTACCGGATGGGTCTGGCTTGTCGCTGATGCCACACTTCCAGAAGCTGAATGCGACAACACCGGTTATGCTATTTTCAGGTGCGAATGTCACCCGGCTAGAGGCTAGCCAGGTAGCATCCGTACTCATCAAATCATGTACGACCAATCAGGAACTGCTAAGCGCCATCACGAAACTGATAACCAAAACCTGA
- a CDS encoding diguanylate cyclase translates to MSTPSTINEALRAMRAQYQTSLPGKLAEISALWETLRHAETLDATTTQTLHRLVHSLTGSGATFGMSALSLAAKTLELTLKDELQSAERLSTELSNRIQAQWHEVTLAAENPDAARPEKTSKITLEMEAKAATKQSSSTILLVEDDLDQARNLELQLGHFGYTVKILHETASLNATIAETHPAVIIMDVVFPDSDMSGPLAITALADEIKASIPVVFLSSRSDINSRLTSVRAGAAAYFTKPVDMGMLIDKLDSLTSDISPDPYKVLIIDDSTSLAAFYALTLQSAGMDTRVVTDPMTMLDAISDFTPELILMDMYMPGCSGLELARIIRQQEVYVSTPIVFLSAETDIDIQLEAKQFGADDFLTKPIDATHLISSVTSRVERYRTLRTFMVRDSLTGLLNHTKIKEELDVEVLRAQRQKSSLVFAMIDIDFFKKVNDTYGHATGDRVIKSLSRLLQQRLRKTDIIGRYGGEEFAVVLRDTDGVSATAAMEHIRKAFEQIVQYSDDTEFTVTFSCGLAEFPAFASADEVSIAADKAMYEAKALGRNRVVLAAAHADKP, encoded by the coding sequence ATGAGCACACCTTCCACTATTAATGAAGCGCTACGTGCAATGCGTGCACAATATCAAACCAGCCTCCCTGGCAAACTTGCTGAAATTTCAGCTTTATGGGAAACACTGCGCCATGCAGAAACACTTGACGCAACAACAACGCAGACCCTGCATCGTCTTGTGCACAGCCTGACAGGTTCCGGGGCGACATTTGGCATGAGCGCCCTCAGCCTGGCGGCTAAAACGCTGGAGCTCACACTTAAGGATGAGCTGCAGAGCGCTGAGCGACTCAGTACAGAACTAAGCAACCGGATTCAGGCGCAATGGCACGAAGTCACTCTGGCTGCAGAAAACCCGGATGCCGCAAGGCCGGAAAAAACCAGCAAAATAACACTGGAAATGGAAGCCAAAGCAGCGACGAAACAAAGCAGCAGCACTATCCTGCTGGTGGAAGACGATCTGGATCAGGCCCGCAATCTGGAGCTGCAGCTTGGCCATTTCGGCTATACGGTGAAAATACTGCACGAAACGGCATCGCTAAATGCGACCATCGCAGAAACACACCCGGCCGTTATCATCATGGACGTGGTTTTTCCTGATAGTGACATGTCTGGCCCCTTGGCGATAACCGCTCTTGCTGACGAAATCAAAGCCAGCATTCCGGTTGTTTTCCTCTCCAGTCGCAGTGACATCAATTCACGTTTAACTTCGGTGCGCGCAGGAGCGGCGGCTTATTTCACCAAGCCAGTGGATATGGGCATGCTCATAGACAAACTTGATAGCCTGACCAGTGACATTTCACCTGATCCCTACAAAGTTTTAATCATAGATGATTCAACGTCCCTGGCCGCTTTTTACGCGCTGACATTGCAATCCGCGGGCATGGATACCCGCGTGGTGACCGATCCGATGACCATGCTCGACGCAATCAGCGATTTCACACCAGAGCTGATCCTGATGGACATGTACATGCCGGGCTGCAGCGGGCTGGAACTGGCCAGAATCATTCGCCAGCAAGAGGTCTACGTCAGCACTCCCATTGTGTTCCTGTCTGCAGAAACCGACATTGATATCCAACTCGAAGCCAAGCAGTTCGGCGCGGATGATTTTCTGACCAAGCCTATAGATGCAACGCACCTGATTTCCTCAGTCACGTCCAGAGTAGAGCGTTATCGCACATTACGGACATTTATGGTGAGAGACAGCCTGACCGGTTTGCTAAACCATACCAAAATCAAAGAAGAGCTGGATGTCGAGGTATTACGCGCACAGCGGCAAAAATCCTCACTGGTATTTGCGATGATAGATATCGATTTCTTTAAAAAGGTTAATGATACCTATGGCCACGCTACCGGAGACCGGGTCATCAAAAGCCTGTCCCGGCTATTGCAGCAGCGCTTGCGCAAAACCGATATTATCGGGCGCTACGGTGGTGAAGAATTCGCTGTGGTATTAAGGGATACCGATGGCGTCAGTGCAACTGCCGCCATGGAGCATATTCGCAAGGCATTTGAACAGATAGTGCAGTATTCGGACGATACCGAATTTACCGTTACATTCAGCTGCGGACTGGCCGAGTTTCCTGCGTTTGCCAGTGCAGATGAAGTCAGCATTGCCGCCGACAAAGCGATGTATGAAGCAAAAGCCCTGGGACGTAACCGTGTCGTGTTGGCAGCAGCGCACGCCGACAAACCATGA
- a CDS encoding FAD-dependent oxidoreductase yields the protein MKGCNIMPGGIAVDDKIPHRIVIVGGHSGGNGFMSQARRYTDDTEIILLEKGPYVGTVKCGLTHHLAGTVPDRATLVSTDATSLAKRFRTDIRLRHEVTAINRISKTLNVHDLKSDMHYQLGYDKLLLATGATPAIPTALPGINLAGVRCLRTIADMDGIIEQLRTKPATHATVVGAGTIGLQAAEALRKRGLAVTLLDQANQVMRHVDQDMATLLHQAIQADGVQLLLSTAPLGFFEDSERIRVRLNNGHEFATDLVILATGIRPNNNLAQAAELVTGASGAVSVDEYMRTSDPDIYAVGDLIETPSVITGKPTAVQISVPIGRQTRVAAAHMFGNPIPYRGALASFAWHVFGQSVASTGASEKLLKEAQRPYSRVFIPTTNHVGFFPGVAPLYLKLLFCPKEGKILGAQAIGDGADKRIDVLATAITGGLAVQDLEYIELCYSPHFGSPKDAINQAGGMASGIMRGSKQVIQPERVVGNIDQLVLDVRSQDEFAAAHIPGSLNIPVEQLRTRLNELPKDKCIVVCCQIGSKAHTVQRTLMLHGYDAVTLMGGFTGWRLWHEADTTGTARTSPQPVHSSVFFEERRRGNRIRTPQERRTQQAQLATTEHERRAAPQRSGTDRRMVWQHSSLDTRGMTCPGPILTLHKKIAELAPGQTICIKASDPAFPRDLEAWCNKTGVVLERVYLSSTSSEAYCSKKSDDITTT from the coding sequence ATGAAAGGATGCAACATCATGCCGGGCGGAATAGCAGTTGATGACAAAATCCCACATAGAATTGTGATTGTCGGCGGGCATAGCGGTGGCAACGGATTCATGTCTCAAGCACGCCGCTATACCGATGACACCGAGATCATCCTGCTGGAAAAGGGGCCGTATGTAGGCACAGTCAAATGTGGCCTGACACATCATCTCGCCGGCACAGTGCCTGACCGCGCCACGCTGGTGTCTACCGATGCCACCAGCCTTGCCAAGCGTTTCCGTACAGATATCCGCTTACGCCATGAAGTCACCGCCATCAACCGGATATCCAAAACGCTTAATGTACATGATCTGAAGTCTGACATGCATTACCAGCTTGGCTATGACAAGCTGCTACTCGCCACCGGTGCAACACCGGCCATCCCCACTGCGTTACCGGGCATTAACCTGGCTGGCGTACGCTGCCTGCGCACCATTGCCGATATGGATGGCATTATTGAGCAATTACGTACGAAACCGGCTACCCATGCAACCGTCGTCGGTGCCGGCACCATAGGTCTGCAAGCTGCCGAAGCGCTACGCAAGCGCGGGCTGGCCGTCACCCTGCTCGATCAAGCCAATCAGGTTATGCGCCATGTGGATCAGGACATGGCGACACTATTGCATCAGGCAATTCAAGCAGACGGGGTGCAGCTATTGCTGAGTACTGCCCCCCTAGGATTTTTCGAGGACAGCGAGCGTATCCGAGTACGGCTGAACAACGGCCATGAATTTGCCACTGATCTGGTGATCCTGGCAACCGGTATCCGCCCCAACAACAACCTGGCTCAGGCTGCTGAATTGGTTACCGGTGCCAGCGGCGCAGTCAGCGTCGACGAATATATGCGTACCTCGGACCCTGACATTTATGCCGTAGGGGATCTCATCGAGACACCCAGCGTCATCACCGGAAAACCAACAGCCGTGCAGATTTCCGTACCCATAGGTCGACAGACCCGAGTCGCTGCTGCGCATATGTTTGGCAACCCGATTCCCTATCGCGGTGCACTGGCCAGTTTCGCCTGGCATGTCTTCGGCCAGAGCGTCGCCTCGACCGGTGCCAGTGAAAAACTGTTAAAAGAAGCGCAGCGGCCATATAGCCGGGTGTTTATCCCGACCACCAATCATGTGGGATTCTTCCCGGGAGTTGCGCCACTGTATCTCAAGCTCCTGTTTTGTCCCAAAGAGGGGAAAATCCTGGGAGCTCAGGCAATCGGAGACGGTGCCGACAAACGGATTGACGTGCTGGCCACCGCCATTACCGGTGGGCTTGCCGTGCAGGATCTGGAATATATCGAGCTGTGTTACTCTCCCCATTTCGGCAGCCCCAAGGATGCCATTAATCAAGCAGGTGGCATGGCCAGCGGCATCATGCGCGGCTCGAAACAGGTAATTCAACCGGAAAGGGTCGTCGGCAATATCGACCAGCTCGTACTGGACGTACGCAGCCAGGATGAGTTTGCTGCAGCCCATATCCCGGGCTCACTCAACATCCCGGTCGAACAATTACGCACGCGCCTCAATGAACTGCCCAAGGACAAATGCATCGTCGTATGCTGCCAGATCGGATCAAAAGCGCATACCGTACAGCGCACACTGATGCTGCATGGTTATGATGCAGTCACGCTGATGGGCGGATTTACCGGCTGGCGGCTTTGGCACGAAGCCGATACCACGGGAACAGCCAGAACATCACCTCAGCCTGTCCATAGCTCGGTATTTTTTGAAGAGCGTCGACGCGGCAATCGCATACGCACACCTCAGGAACGAAGAACGCAGCAGGCACAATTAGCCACAACTGAGCATGAACGCCGCGCTGCGCCTCAACGTAGCGGCACCGACCGGCGCATGGTCTGGCAACACTCCAGCCTTGACACCCGAGGCATGACATGTCCGGGACCAATCCTGACCTTACACAAAAAAATTGCTGAACTGGCGCCCGGTCAGACTATCTGCATCAAAGCCAGTGACCCCGCATTCCCTCGTGACCTGGAAGCATGGTGCAACAAAACCGGGGTTGTGCTTGAACGAGTCTACCTCTCATCAACCAGCAGCGAAGCGTATTGCTCAAAAAAATCGGATGATATAACGACGACTTAA
- a CDS encoding HD domain-containing phosphohydrolase: MFEYNDSLSALNTDSPLLEKLQRIHDTLLVHFDAVSRIAVALYDPKTDLLKTFIHSSGGDQPLSHYQAFLSEAPSLMEIVKTGKPRVVNDMTVFAGGEHEHTQKIAVQGYGSSYTLPMYMSGHLFGFVFFDSYQKNAMTEELLHFLDVIGHLVSLMVMNEIATVRTLVSTVQAARDMAHLRDTETGAHLDRMSHFSRIIARELAPVHGYNDEFVEHVFLFSPLHDIGKIGIPDSIMLKNGRLTDAEYEIMKTHTIKGRQIIDTILKGFALEGFQHIDMLRNIAEFHHETLDGKGYPQGLSGDEIPIEARIIAVADVFDALTSRRPYKKAWSNEDAFQNLFALADIKLDRQCIEALVNNRAEIVAIQAQFKEEVFA, encoded by the coding sequence AATACCGACTCCCCGCTGCTGGAAAAGCTGCAAAGAATCCATGACACGCTGCTGGTTCATTTTGATGCAGTGAGTCGCATCGCTGTAGCCTTGTACGACCCCAAAACCGACCTGCTCAAGACCTTCATTCATAGCAGTGGCGGCGATCAGCCCCTCAGTCACTATCAGGCATTTCTGAGTGAGGCGCCATCCCTGATGGAAATTGTCAAAACCGGCAAACCCCGGGTGGTGAATGACATGACTGTCTTTGCGGGTGGTGAGCACGAACATACGCAAAAAATTGCCGTGCAGGGTTATGGCTCCAGCTATACCCTGCCGATGTACATGAGCGGGCACTTATTTGGCTTTGTATTTTTTGATTCCTACCAGAAAAATGCAATGACTGAAGAGTTGCTGCATTTTCTGGATGTGATCGGGCATCTGGTTTCGTTGATGGTGATGAATGAAATTGCTACCGTCAGGACGCTGGTGTCTACCGTTCAAGCCGCGCGCGATATGGCGCATTTGCGCGACACCGAAACCGGTGCACATCTGGATCGCATGTCGCATTTTTCTCGCATTATTGCGCGCGAACTGGCACCTGTGCATGGCTATAATGATGAATTTGTCGAGCATGTGTTCCTGTTTTCTCCGCTGCATGATATCGGCAAGATCGGTATCCCTGACAGTATCATGTTAAAAAACGGCAGGTTAACTGATGCCGAGTACGAAATCATGAAAACACATACCATTAAGGGTCGGCAGATTATCGATACTATCCTCAAGGGATTTGCTCTGGAGGGGTTCCAGCATATCGATATGCTCAGAAATATTGCTGAATTTCATCATGAAACGCTGGATGGTAAAGGTTACCCGCAGGGATTGTCTGGAGATGAAATCCCCATTGAAGCCAGAATTATTGCAGTTGCCGATGTGTTTGATGCGCTGACCAGTCGCCGGCCCTATAAAAAGGCCTGGAGTAACGAGGATGCGTTCCAGAATTTATTTGCCTTGGCGGATATCAAGCTGGACCGGCAGTGTATCGAAGCGCTGGTTAACAACCGTGCTGAAATCGTAGCGATACAGGCGCAATTCAAAGAAGAAGTTTTTGCATAG